Sequence from the Rutidosis leptorrhynchoides isolate AG116_Rl617_1_P2 chromosome 3, CSIRO_AGI_Rlap_v1, whole genome shotgun sequence genome:
attcccttgccattttctgcagcaccattggaaacatatgacaagctacctcgtcatcccaatgtTGTAACCTCATTGCACCCTCAAACATGGTAAGAAAATCTTCAGGATccgttgtaccatcataaactccaattgcctgtatgccaagatttctaggcaacggatagttagcaattcgatcaataaaACATTGAGTAGATTCTGCCATAGCcggtggctttgtagcttgctctccagtaattagTGCGAAAaaattatctacagccacagcacggacggcgggctgcgctaagcgttgcttatactttgccggagctgtctgtttaaggatgtcatttaaaagcaatactgcctgcttctcagacatgaactcatctttgttaatttcatcgtcagaatcattattaatatagcttAAGTCATTATCATcatcagaatcatcaataagactcccCAGCTTATCAAGTAGTCTGGATAacctgtactttgatatagattgctttttcatgatttgcttgtctttgccatccgccatccgtcgaaatggtataaatgatggacatcgccgtggttgcatcaatggttgcCTCTCTGGATTAGTGACAAAATTTGAAAGCCTTTCCGTACTTTTGGTTGTGGCTTCTTCGACTACTGGCCTTTTCTCTGAATTAGTTGCCAAACGCTGAAGCCTttctgtagtttcagcaactgtttcttcaatcgtaccatccggtggcggaacaggtacatcttcaacagttatcatgtcgcCAGTTAATGGATTGtttactgcttcaagtacaaatggagtttCAGTTGTTTTCGTTCCTTTTTCGTTtcgcgtgttctttgcattagtggatggcgccattgttaacacctatttccttatgaggtaaggattagtgtgccaacacgatactagaagtaatctagctttaggtgggcgtgtgttgccgattgatgtttgctcttgggaaataatccctgcagacccggttcacaagtatagaaacttgtggggtggcttaatcaatctgtcgtccataGAGCGTAGaattgctagccggatgacttctagtgagagaaagtgctagagagagaggggcgaagtctctgctctcaaatttatcagagtgtctgaattgtgtaaaatgacgacccaaggggtctatttatagtgtcagatccaccggattgttcggggacacgtgtcagatgatgatacgttctgttacttgtgtccgaaatttatgctgaaagtggcgttctccggccagggcttacgcgctaggcgtccTTCAGGGTTTACACATGACGGAGCaatctgtacagcggagaacgctggacggataattccacaaaactgttgttttcaatcttcctgatgctacttttatgcaaccattatgccttttatgcgtgtatacgatatgaTACACCATTGTCATTAAAACCACAAGTTATTAAAACCGAAATTAAATTCCAAATTTGGACCAATCAATCAATTTTGAGAtccgatatctcattcacctttattCCCGTTTTGGACGCATTGTAGTTCGTTGTAAAACTCTCGTCATGGAGTACAAAACACACTAATTAATATATCACTCGCTTATATATAAATTAGTGACCATAGTTAGTTACAACACAATTTTTCCAAGTGTCTCAACCTACCATTTTGGTCTTactaaaaagaaaaataataacTAGTCAGCAGCATACTGTTAGGATCAGCAATATTTGGTTCGTTTGAGTGCTGGAGTAATTTATAACCTTAACAACTTGGCCATTTTGTTGTTTGTTTATTCGAAAGAAACACAAAGTGTCAAAACACTTTCAGTAATACTATGATTGATTTAGTACGGAGTATAAACATAGAAACAGTTTAATCATAAAATAAAaatccataatttttttttttttcgttccatgctatgtacggagtattatattattttatataatatattcattGCGTCAAATATTTAGGTTTCGGTTTAGGTTAGTTGATGCGCGGTATCGATAGTTGGTATGATAGATGCTTTCTAGGTACGAGCTTTATCGGAGTTCTCTCTTGTATTCATTGTTGATTTCGTTTTCTTTTCGAAAACGCTTTACGTTTTTATAAAAGTTGTCGTTATTTTCTGGGGAAAAAATTGCGCCAAATATGAACATTTGCACTGTCCATGTCTGAAAAGTTTGGATCTCATTGGCACCCTTTGATCTAATCTTTTTCCAttacattcaagataatatatcattCAAGGTCGTTGAAACTTCTTTTAAAAACAAACAAATAGAGAGTAACATATAAGGTAACGATCTTCCATTGGTTTGCAATTCAAGAGTGTTAAGTGTATCCTGGTTACAATGGTTTGGAGTCATAGATTGGGTTTAGTGATCAGCCCCGACACTAAATGTATATGGTGTGTAGTAGAACACAAATCGCCGAATCAGTGAACCATCTTTTATTTCATCATTCGTGCTCTTTCAAGATTCTGTCGACATTATTCTTGTTGTGGAATCAAAATGGATCATTCCTTTGTCGCTAGCTTCAGTGTCGGATGAGTTGGTTCATGGGCATGGGTATTAAAGCAAGTTTTGGACTCTTATTGGGTTGGCTACTATTTGGGTTATATACTTATATACATGTCAAGAAATAAGGGATTATCACTAAAATGCCTATTTTTTCTCCCTTTTTTTGACTCAGAACCTATAAAATTTATTTTTTTACaatttgcccgcgcaaggcgcaagggCGCAAGGTGCCTGTTTGCGGCCTTGCTTCCcggtggacgcaaggacgcaaggtgcctcttgcgaccttgcttcccgagTTCCCggagacgcaaggtgcctcttgcgaccttgcttcccggggacgcaaggacgcaaggtggcTCTTGCTCATGTCTGATATCATGATCAATGTTTTCtttcagacatttcatcaaacaccttaggTGCATGTTACGTGATACGTTTTTTTGCGTAGAATGCAAACTTATGCAAAGTAAATGAATTATAACTTCAACATGTAAATCACTCACAAAACTTGATCTTCCAAAATTGATTATTATGAGAATGAATGTCAGAAGAGCATGttgcatttgtttttttttttttttttgttttttttttttttgtctgatTAACCAATTAATTAAAGTGAAGGAGAAATGGATAAGTTTTGAGGACCCTAACTTTCCATTATAATATACAAATGATCTGCTGCGCATTTATGTGCTTAGGCATATGCACTTGTATATCACGTCTTTTATACATCAATAATATGTCTATCTATTTAGTAAATTCTGCTTTGTTGAAGACCCATGGAAAGAGTATAtacatgaaaaaatatatatatatatgcacataagttgtttgatgaaatgtctgaaagaaaacattgattatgacatcaggcaggagcaagaggcaccttgcgtccttgcgtccctgcgtccccgggaagcaaggtcgcaagaggcaccttgcatCCTTGCGTCCACCGGGAAGCAAAGGTCGCAAAACAGGCACCTTGCGCGCAAATTGTCAAATTTTATTTTTTATGGGTTctgagtcaaaaaaaaaaaaaaaaaaaaaaaaaaataggcatTTACTTGATAATCCCAAGAAATAAAGCTATCTTCAGGTGAACTAGGATGTTGAACCCTGGAGGTCAattgaaaaaaaacaaaaaatttttTTCTCTTATTGGGCTATTTGCCTCATAGCATCAAACTATTTGTGTTGGCCCCTAGCTCTTGTTTGTTAAAAATTGCTCGAAATCTGAATAAATCATAGATCATAGATTTAAATTATTTTAGTACATAACAAAATAAACAATCATCCAACCGTTAATCAACACCTGCATCAGAGAAAACTATATAAATATCAAAACTAGCCAGCTTCAACATCTAATTAAAAGCATAACATCTAATTAAATCATAATCATCatagccaatggggctttgcctcattttttttgggtaaagggtaaTCACCCGGCAAAATTCATTCAACAAAAAAATGATACAATACAGATCACAAGTCTACAAGAGTGCCCTGTAGTCCAAGAACAAACCAAAAGCACCGAACCTAGCAAAAACTAGACATAACCAACTCGCAAAAATAGACGAGCTAGACGCAACAAAAAAACATACAAAAACCCCCAATTTTATGTGATCTTCCATAACATCTTCAATTGACGAACTTGCACCGAATCCTTAAACCTCAAGGACAAAAGCTTGTAACGAACCGTAGAAAAAATGTTTTGAAACAGTAGGTCACTTGTTCTCGATTTGTTACTAAACAACCGAGCATTCCGTTCTTGCCAAATAAAATAAATAGAAGCTGCTAACAGAAGCTTGGCAACAACCACCCGAGACACTCTCCGATGCGCGATCGGAGCCAACAACTGCACGAAAACTTGCCAACAGTTACCACTAATAGGAATTTGAATCAATTGCTTAACTTGATCCCAAACTCTACTTGCATACATACATTCAAAGAACAAATGGGTGTTAGAGTCAGGTTGTAGTTGACcaggggctttgcctcattggtaacCATGCTTGCATGGTTTTCGAGGAGATCCGGGTTCGAGTCTCACCAGGGGGTTTTCCCCACCCGCCCGTTTGGATGGCGGCGGTTTCCTCCTGAAAAGTGCGATGCGATGCGATCTAACCACTAACCGTGCGATGAaaagcctttcaaaaaaaaaaaaaaaaaaaaaaaacaacaacaaatAAGCGTCAAAATTCAGCTCTAACCATCATACAGAAACATACAAGAAGGTTCACCGTTAAAACCATTAATTCAACACCTTCAAAGTTCTACTCGAGATTCAAGGAACCATCTTTACTACTAGTACATCTACTCGTCCTCaacatctttcttcttcttctttttcttctcgcTTTTACTTGTTTCTTCAGGTGTACCGCCATTCTCAACATCCTTatccttctttttcttcttctttttctcggaCTTCTCTTCATCTCCATTCTCCGTTTCAACCGCCACAtcaccatctttcttcttctttttcttcttcttcttctcggtAGTATCACCTTCCACCTCTTTTTCTTCCACCTCAACCTTTTTTTTCTTCGAAACCACCGGTGTTTCCCCCTCATCATCCTCCTTGtctttcttcttcctcttcttctcgCCGTCAACTTCCACCGTCTTCTCCGGTGCCGCCGCAATACTCGCAACCACCGAATCACCGCCAGGCGGAAGCACAACATTCCTCGACCACTCAACCGGGGTCTTCTCGTTCACCTTTCCATGCTTACTCAACTTCCCTTCACTAATCAACTTCTTCTTCATCGAAGCCGTGGGCCCCAACCCCCATTTCCTCGGATACATATCTCTATCCATCACAACCCTCTTAATCTTCGCCACAACACCATGATCACAAGTCGCCATCACCGCAGTCGTCATCTCCGCAATCCCTAACGCAATCGCTTCCCCTTTCGTCGTCATCAACACAACTTCCTCCCCATTTTCAATCCCATTCTCAAACCTCAACAACCCCGGAACCATCAACTTAGCACCATAACAAATCGCATTAACTGCTGAATCCTTCACAACTAACCTCTTATAACTAGTCAACAACACTTCTAACGGCATAATCACACGTCTTAAATACGTCTCATCTCTATAATTATCATACATCCATTGACCATCCATAACATCATGCATTGTAATCATATTATCTTTCTCACCCATAATCCCAGACCTAACTCTCCTCAGCTCCTGCATATGCCCACCACACCCCAAAATCAACCCCAAATGAACACACAAAGTCCTTACATACGTTCCCGCTTCACACGAAATCCAAAACACAACTAAATGTTTATCAGCATCATACTCTAACAACTTACTTTCATAAATAGTCCTTATCCTAAGCTGCCGTTTAACTGCAGAAATCAACGGCGGCCGTTGAAAAACGGCACCGGTTAACGTCTCAAGTGCCCGCGCTACTTTCGCAACATCAGGGACTGCAGAATGTAACCTAGCAACACAGACATACTCTTTTCCTGCACCTTGTTGTGATTTAACTAATCTAGTGGCTCTATCAATGCAAACAATTAAATTACCAGTAACTTTCGGGTCAAGTGTACCGCTGTGACCCGTTTTTTCGACCCGGAGAATCCGCTTAATCCAAGCAACAACTTCATGTGAGCTAGGGTTAGCAGGTTTATCTAGGTTAATGACACCGTACCTGATGTATTCAGCGAGCGGGCGTTTGAGCGGTGAGTAGCCGGAAGGAAGTGGAGTGTAGTGGCCGGTTCGTACGTTTAATTTGTCGTAGTTTTTGAGAAGAATGGGCCAATCGGAGGTGTCAATTGATGGCGTGAAGCTTTGAGGTTTGATTAGGTAATCGGTGGTGTCGGTAACGGCGTCTGGTGTTACGATGGTGGAGTCGGCGTCTTTTGATTTTGACTTCTTTTTCTTCTTATTGGAATGGTGGAGGTCAACATCCGACATGGCGGCGGTTTTTGACGGTTTTGAGTTGCCGGAGTAAAGAGTGTGTGGCTAGGGTTTTGGGAAAATGATATATGGGTTTAGGGTTGTTGATGACTTTAAACACTGTAATATGTGGGTATTCTATTTCTTTTAATTTTTGAAGATAACTTACTATAGTAACTTATATACAGTAACTTTGTTAAAAAGACAGTATTTCTGTTGTCGTGTTTCCTGACCATTGGATTTTAAAGAAACCGGTCAGGTGGCTTTTATGTGGTTAGTGGAAGTCTGGTTCTGGTTTTTGTTGAGTTCCCCATCGACGGTATCTTGATTGTGAATACTTGTAATGGCGGCGATTTCAGGTGATATCTTAGGTGGTAGAGTGGTTCAAGTTAAGTAGACTATTGGTATCGAGTTTTTACTTTTTAAGCAAGTGGATTTAGGAGATTCATCGGTGTTTGATCGTTTGATGGAGAATGATGACAAGGTGGCTTGAGTTTTCAATGGGTTTGGTCTACCATTTGGACGGTTTCACTTATGCATTACCTCTTGCCTTATGTTTTTTTGCGGTTCCTAGGCTTGTTGGAGTTGTACTTGGTTCGCCTTCAATTGGTGTAGTGATTACTTCTGATGCTTTTGTTGAGTGATGTGCAAAAAGAATTGGGATTTGGCAGTTTTATTGACTTCTGATTATTTATTGTGTATTAGATATGTTCTTTATGTTTTGTTCAATTGTTGTCGGTATG
This genomic interval carries:
- the LOC139896364 gene encoding H/ACA ribonucleoprotein complex subunit 4-like, with amino-acid sequence MSDVDLHHSNKKKKKSKSKDADSTIVTPDAVTDTTDYLIKPQSFTPSIDTSDWPILLKNYDKLNVRTGHYTPLPSGYSPLKRPLAEYIRYGVINLDKPANPSSHEVVAWIKRILRVEKTGHSGTLDPKVTGNLIVCIDRATRLVKSQQGAGKEYVCVARLHSAVPDVAKVARALETLTGAVFQRPPLISAVKRQLRIRTIYESKLLEYDADKHLVVFWISCEAGTYVRTLCVHLGLILGCGGHMQELRRVRSGIMGEKDNMITMHDVMDGQWMYDNYRDETYLRRVIMPLEVLLTSYKRLVVKDSAVNAICYGAKLMVPGLLRFENGIENGEEVVLMTTKGEAIALGIAEMTTAVMATCDHGVVAKIKRVVMDRDMYPRKWGLGPTASMKKKLISEGKLSKHGKVNEKTPVEWSRNVVLPPGGDSVVASIAAAPEKTVEVDGEKKRKKKDKEDDEGETPVVSKKKKVEVEEKEVEGDTTEKKKKKKKKKDGDVAVETENGDEEKSEKKKKKKKDKDVENGGTPEETSKSEKKKKKKKDVEDE